The genomic DNA AGATCCTGCCCGACGGGTTTGGGTTCTTGCGCAGCCCCGACGCTCATTACATCTCCTGCCCCGACGACATCTACGTCTCCCCCAGCCAAATCCGCCGCTTCGGTTTGCAGACCGGCAGCTCGGTCGCCGGCCAGATCCGACCTCCCAAAGAAAACGAACGCTACTTTGCGCTGCTCCGCGTCGAAGCGATCAACCGCCGCGATCCGATGGACCGCCAACGGAACGTTCGCTTCGAAGACCTGACTCCGCTGCATCCCAACGCGCGGATTATCATGGAGACCGACGCGCACGAGATGTCGACTCGAGTCATCGATCTGCTGGCACCGATCGGTTTCGGCCAACGCGGCTTGATCGTCAGTCCACCGCGAGCCGGTAAGACCGTCTTGATGCAGAAGATGGCCCGCTCGGTTCTGGAAAACTATCCCGATGCCTACGTGATCGTGCTGCTTGTCGACGAGCGGCCCGAAGAGGTCACCGACATGGAGCGGGAGGTCAAAGGCCCGCACTGCGAAGTCATCAGCAGCACGTTCGACGAACCACCGGCGCGACACATCCAAGTCGCTCAGATGGTGATCGAGAAGGCCAAGCGAATGGTTGAATACGGCATCGACGTCGTGATCTTCCTCGATTCGATCACACGCCTGGGCCGCGCTTACAACTCCGAGGGCGGCGGTACTGGCAAACTGCTCTCGGGCGGTTTGGACGCCGGGGCGTTGCAGAAACCCAAAGCCTTCTTCGGATCGGCTCGCAAGCTGGAAGAGGGTGGATCGCTGACGATCCTAGCAACCGCACTTGTCGACACCGGCAGCCGCATGGATGACGTGATCTTTGAAGAATTCAAAGGGACCGGCAACATGGAGATCGTGCTGGATCGCAATCTGGTCGATCGACGGATCTGGCCCTCGATCGATCCGGGCCGTAGCGGCACGCGACGCGAGGAGATGCTGATGGATGACGAAGAGCATCGTCGGATCAGCATCTTGCGGCGCGTGATGGCGGAATTGAATCCGCCCGAAGCGATGGACATGCTGATCAAACAACTCAAGAAGACCCAAAACAACGCTGAGTTTTTGCTCAGCCTCAAGGAAGTCGACTGATCATGAAGACAGAGATTAACGGAACTCAAGGCCCTCTGCCCGAAGGCAAGGTCGCCATCGTGGTATCGCGGTACAACGAATCGATCACCGGTCAATTGCTGCAAGGAGCCCGCGAGACGCTGCAGGCAGCCGGGCTCGCCGAAGAAGACATCCAAGTGATCTGGGTCTCGGGAGCGTGGGAACTGCCGCTGCCGACCTCTTACGCCGCGCGTCGCAAGGAAACGCTGGCGGTGATCACTCTAGGCGCGGTGATCAAAGGGGAAACGACACACGACGAACACATCAACCGCAGCGTCTGCAACGCATTGATGGACATCGGCCTGGGGACGGGCAAACCGGTCCTGTTAGGCCTG from Rosistilla oblonga includes the following:
- the ribH gene encoding 6,7-dimethyl-8-ribityllumazine synthase, translated to MKTEINGTQGPLPEGKVAIVVSRYNESITGQLLQGARETLQAAGLAEEDIQVIWVSGAWELPLPTSYAARRKETLAVITLGAVIKGETTHDEHINRSVCNALMDIGLGTGKPVLLGLLTCNTVDQAIQRAGGNMGNKGSECAEAALEMIRVVDQMQDQGTPRVGFHR
- the rho gene encoding transcription termination factor Rho, yielding MNLAQLQLLSRDELVALAEAEGVTDIEKCSRLDLSFSVLKRRMANNGLMYGEGTLEILPDGFGFLRSPDAHYISCPDDIYVSPSQIRRFGLQTGSSVAGQIRPPKENERYFALLRVEAINRRDPMDRQRNVRFEDLTPLHPNARIIMETDAHEMSTRVIDLLAPIGFGQRGLIVSPPRAGKTVLMQKMARSVLENYPDAYVIVLLVDERPEEVTDMEREVKGPHCEVISSTFDEPPARHIQVAQMVIEKAKRMVEYGIDVVIFLDSITRLGRAYNSEGGGTGKLLSGGLDAGALQKPKAFFGSARKLEEGGSLTILATALVDTGSRMDDVIFEEFKGTGNMEIVLDRNLVDRRIWPSIDPGRSGTRREEMLMDDEEHRRISILRRVMAELNPPEAMDMLIKQLKKTQNNAEFLLSLKEVD